In the Paramormyrops kingsleyae isolate MSU_618 chromosome 6, PKINGS_0.4, whole genome shotgun sequence genome, one interval contains:
- the LOC111844696 gene encoding glycerol-3-phosphate dehydrogenase [NAD(+)], cytoplasmic-like isoform X2 encodes MDPPKKICIVGSGNWGSAIAKIIGVNAAVNPKFNTTVNMWVFEEMVNGRKLSDIINTHHENVKYLPGCKLPANVLAVPDLLEAASDSDVLVFVVPHQFIIKGVDTSTDGLKLISGIIREKLGIAVAVLMGANIANEVAEENFCETTIGCRNQEHGALLKELMQNQNFRITVVSECDVVEICGALKNVVAVGAGFSDGLGFGDNTKAAVIRLGLMEMIAFARIFCTAGPVSPATFLESCGVADLITTCYGGRNHRVAKAFVTAGKSIEELEKEMLNGQKLQGPVTAAEIHHILQHKNLLDKFPLFTAVYRICYQGQSIKHFISCLQNHPEHM; translated from the exons ATGGACCCCCCAAAGAAGATTTGCATTGTTGGCTCTGGGAACTG GGGTTCTGCTATTGCCAAGATTATAGGGGTCAATGCAGCAGTGAATCCCAAGTTTAACACCACCGTCAATATGTGGGTGTTTGAGGAAATGGTCAATGGGCGAAAGTTAAGCGATATCATAAACACGCATCATGAGAATGTCAAGTACCTTCCTGGATGCAAGCTTCCCGCTAATGTG CTGGCAGTACCAGACCTTCTGGAGGCTGCATCTGACAGTGATGTTTTGGTGTTTGTGGTTCCACATCAGTTCATTATAAAA GGAGTGGATACGAGTACAGACGGACTGAAGCTGATCTCTGGGATCATCCGTGAGAAACTTGGAATTGCCGTGGCAGTGTTAATGGGCGCCAACATTGCCAATGAAGTGGCAGAAGAGAACTTCTGTGAGACCACCATCG GCTGCAGGAACCAGGAACACGGTGCTCTTCTGAAGGAGCTAATGCAAAACCAAAACTTCCGCATTACGGTGGTCAGTGAGTGTGACGTGGTAGAAATCTGTGGAGCTCTGAAG AACGTGGTGGCTGTAGGTGCAGGCTTCAGTGACGGCCTGGGCTTTGGAGACAACACCAAAGCAGCAGTGATCCGGCTGGGCCTCATGGAGATGATAGCCTTCGCCCGCATTTTTTGCACAGCCGGACCAGTTTCCCCGGCCACCTTTCTTGAGAGCTGTGGGGTGGCTGACCTTATCACGACCTGCTATGGTGGCAGGAACCACCGGGTGGCCAAAGCCTTTGTCACAGCTGGGAAG TCTATTGAGGAGCTGGAAAAGGAGATGTTGAATGGACAGAAACTCCAGGGACCAGTAACAGCAGCTGAGATCCACCACATTCTTCAGCACAAAAACTTGCTGGATAA ATTTCCCTTGTTCACTGCTGTCTACCGGATCTGCTACCAGGGACAGTCAATAAAACACTTCATCAGCTGCCTACAGAACCACCCAGAGCACATGTGA
- the LOC111844696 gene encoding glycerol-3-phosphate dehydrogenase [NAD(+)], cytoplasmic-like isoform X3 — protein sequence MDPPKKICIVGSGNWGSAIAKIIGVNAAVNPKFNTTVNMWVFEEMVNGRKLSDIINTHHENVKYLPGCKLPANVGVDTSTDGLKLISGIIREKLGIAVAVLMGANIANEVAEENFCETTIGCRNQEHGALLKELMQNQNFRITVVSECDVVEICGALKNVVAVGAGFSDGLGFGDNTKAAVIRLGLMEMIAFARIFCTAGPVSPATFLESCGVADLITTCYGGRNHRVAKAFVTAGKSIEELEKEMLNGQKLQGPVTAAEIHHILQHKNLLDKFPLFTAVYRICYQGQSIKHFISCLQNHPEHM from the exons ATGGACCCCCCAAAGAAGATTTGCATTGTTGGCTCTGGGAACTG GGGTTCTGCTATTGCCAAGATTATAGGGGTCAATGCAGCAGTGAATCCCAAGTTTAACACCACCGTCAATATGTGGGTGTTTGAGGAAATGGTCAATGGGCGAAAGTTAAGCGATATCATAAACACGCATCATGAGAATGTCAAGTACCTTCCTGGATGCAAGCTTCCCGCTAATGTG GGAGTGGATACGAGTACAGACGGACTGAAGCTGATCTCTGGGATCATCCGTGAGAAACTTGGAATTGCCGTGGCAGTGTTAATGGGCGCCAACATTGCCAATGAAGTGGCAGAAGAGAACTTCTGTGAGACCACCATCG GCTGCAGGAACCAGGAACACGGTGCTCTTCTGAAGGAGCTAATGCAAAACCAAAACTTCCGCATTACGGTGGTCAGTGAGTGTGACGTGGTAGAAATCTGTGGAGCTCTGAAG AACGTGGTGGCTGTAGGTGCAGGCTTCAGTGACGGCCTGGGCTTTGGAGACAACACCAAAGCAGCAGTGATCCGGCTGGGCCTCATGGAGATGATAGCCTTCGCCCGCATTTTTTGCACAGCCGGACCAGTTTCCCCGGCCACCTTTCTTGAGAGCTGTGGGGTGGCTGACCTTATCACGACCTGCTATGGTGGCAGGAACCACCGGGTGGCCAAAGCCTTTGTCACAGCTGGGAAG TCTATTGAGGAGCTGGAAAAGGAGATGTTGAATGGACAGAAACTCCAGGGACCAGTAACAGCAGCTGAGATCCACCACATTCTTCAGCACAAAAACTTGCTGGATAA ATTTCCCTTGTTCACTGCTGTCTACCGGATCTGCTACCAGGGACAGTCAATAAAACACTTCATCAGCTGCCTACAGAACCACCCAGAGCACATGTGA
- the LOC111844696 gene encoding glycerol-3-phosphate dehydrogenase [NAD(+)], cytoplasmic-like isoform X1: MDPPKKICIVGSGNWGSAIAKIIGVNAAVNPKFNTTVNMWVFEEMVNGRKLSDIINTHHENVKYLPGCKLPANVLAVPDLLEAASDSDVLVFVVPHQFIIKVCDTIKGKVKKEALGVSLIKGVDTSTDGLKLISGIIREKLGIAVAVLMGANIANEVAEENFCETTIGCRNQEHGALLKELMQNQNFRITVVSECDVVEICGALKNVVAVGAGFSDGLGFGDNTKAAVIRLGLMEMIAFARIFCTAGPVSPATFLESCGVADLITTCYGGRNHRVAKAFVTAGKSIEELEKEMLNGQKLQGPVTAAEIHHILQHKNLLDKFPLFTAVYRICYQGQSIKHFISCLQNHPEHM, translated from the exons ATGGACCCCCCAAAGAAGATTTGCATTGTTGGCTCTGGGAACTG GGGTTCTGCTATTGCCAAGATTATAGGGGTCAATGCAGCAGTGAATCCCAAGTTTAACACCACCGTCAATATGTGGGTGTTTGAGGAAATGGTCAATGGGCGAAAGTTAAGCGATATCATAAACACGCATCATGAGAATGTCAAGTACCTTCCTGGATGCAAGCTTCCCGCTAATGTG CTGGCAGTACCAGACCTTCTGGAGGCTGCATCTGACAGTGATGTTTTGGTGTTTGTGGTTCCACATCAGTTCATTATAAAAGTATGTGATACCATCAAAGGCAAAGTCAAAAAGGAGGCCCTCGGGGTGTCTCTTATTAAG GGAGTGGATACGAGTACAGACGGACTGAAGCTGATCTCTGGGATCATCCGTGAGAAACTTGGAATTGCCGTGGCAGTGTTAATGGGCGCCAACATTGCCAATGAAGTGGCAGAAGAGAACTTCTGTGAGACCACCATCG GCTGCAGGAACCAGGAACACGGTGCTCTTCTGAAGGAGCTAATGCAAAACCAAAACTTCCGCATTACGGTGGTCAGTGAGTGTGACGTGGTAGAAATCTGTGGAGCTCTGAAG AACGTGGTGGCTGTAGGTGCAGGCTTCAGTGACGGCCTGGGCTTTGGAGACAACACCAAAGCAGCAGTGATCCGGCTGGGCCTCATGGAGATGATAGCCTTCGCCCGCATTTTTTGCACAGCCGGACCAGTTTCCCCGGCCACCTTTCTTGAGAGCTGTGGGGTGGCTGACCTTATCACGACCTGCTATGGTGGCAGGAACCACCGGGTGGCCAAAGCCTTTGTCACAGCTGGGAAG TCTATTGAGGAGCTGGAAAAGGAGATGTTGAATGGACAGAAACTCCAGGGACCAGTAACAGCAGCTGAGATCCACCACATTCTTCAGCACAAAAACTTGCTGGATAA ATTTCCCTTGTTCACTGCTGTCTACCGGATCTGCTACCAGGGACAGTCAATAAAACACTTCATCAGCTGCCTACAGAACCACCCAGAGCACATGTGA